A stretch of DNA from Micromonospora sp. WMMD1155:
TGGGAACAGACGCTGCGTGGCTACGACGCCATCTACTTCGGCGCGGTGGGCTGGCCGGAGGTCGTACCCGACCATGTCTCGCTCTGGGGCAGCCTCCTGCAGTTCCGGCGGGTCTTCGACCAGTACGTGAACCTGCGCCCCTGCCGGCTCATGCCCGGCGTCCGCAGCCCCCTGGCCGGCCGGCTCCCCGGCGACATCGACTTCGTCGTCGTCCGGGAGAACACCGAGGGCGAGTACTCCAGCGTGGGTGGACGGATCTTCGAGGGCACCGACCGGGAAACCGTCCTACAGGAGACGATCATGACCCGCGTCGGCGTCGACCGCGTCCTGCGCTTCGCCTTCGAGCAGGCCGACCGTCGCCCGAAACGGCACCTGACGTCCGCCACCAAGAGCAACGGCATCTCCATCTCCATGCCGTACTGGGACGAGCGGGTGGCCGCGATGGGCGAGCGGTTCCCCGACGTCCGCCTCGACAAGTTCCACATCGACGCGCTCGCGGCGCAGTTCGTCCTCCATCCGGAGTGGTTCGACGTGGTCGTGGCCAGCAACCTGTTCGGCGACATCCTCTCCGACCTCGGCCCGGCCTGCACCGGCACACTCGGCATCGCACCGAGCGCCAACATCAACCCTGAACGTGAGCATCCGAGCCTGTTCGAGCCTGTGCACGGCTCCGCACCCGACATCGCCGGCAAAGGCATCGCCAACCCGATCGGCCAGATCTGGTGCGGCTCGATGATGCTGGAACACCTCGGTCACCCGGAGGCCGCCGCCCACCTGCTCGGCGCGGTCGAGGACGTCCTGGCGTACGGGCCCGAACAGGCACCACTGACCCCCGACCTACACGGCACCGGCACGACGGCGGAGCTGGGCCGGGCGATCGCCGAGAGGGTCGGCGAACGCCCGTCCGGCACCGCATGAGGTGGCGGCACGTCGTCGGCCCCATTCGACTGGCTGAACGTGTGGCCGGCGGTGCCGATCGAGGCGGCACCGCCGCCGACCACCCCGCGACGGACAGACCCTCAGCGTCTTCGGCTTAACGGAGGGCACTCCCTACGTCGCAGGGTGAGGATGTCCGATGGCAGTCTAG
This window harbors:
- a CDS encoding tartrate dehydrogenase, with protein sequence MTTHRIAVIPGDGIGKEVVPAGLDALHATARRFDLTLTFDSFDFASADYWQRHGAMLPPDWEQTLRGYDAIYFGAVGWPEVVPDHVSLWGSLLQFRRVFDQYVNLRPCRLMPGVRSPLAGRLPGDIDFVVVRENTEGEYSSVGGRIFEGTDRETVLQETIMTRVGVDRVLRFAFEQADRRPKRHLTSATKSNGISISMPYWDERVAAMGERFPDVRLDKFHIDALAAQFVLHPEWFDVVVASNLFGDILSDLGPACTGTLGIAPSANINPEREHPSLFEPVHGSAPDIAGKGIANPIGQIWCGSMMLEHLGHPEAAAHLLGAVEDVLAYGPEQAPLTPDLHGTGTTAELGRAIAERVGERPSGTA